From a single Herbiconiux sp. SALV-R1 genomic region:
- the secG gene encoding preprotein translocase subunit SecG codes for MQILQVVLQVILGLTSLLLTLLILLHKGRGGGLSDMFGGGVTSNLGASGVAERNLNRITVILGLVWVASIIILGLITKFDTGL; via the coding sequence GTGCAAATCCTCCAGGTCGTCCTTCAGGTCATTCTCGGTCTCACGAGTTTGCTGCTGACCCTTCTCATCCTGCTCCACAAGGGCCGGGGTGGCGGTCTCTCCGACATGTTCGGCGGGGGCGTCACCTCGAACCTCGGCGCCTCGGGCGTCGCGGAGCGCAACCTCAACCGCATCACCGTGATCCTGGGGCTGGTCTGGGTGGCCAGCATCATCATCCTCGGGCTCATCACGAAGTTCGACACGGGCCTCTAG
- the tpiA gene encoding triose-phosphate isomerase codes for MVLTRTPLIAGNWKMNLDHLQAIAFVQKLAWSLDDAKHSFDDVEVAVFPPFTDLRSVQTLVAADKLSLAYGGQDISQHESGAYTGEISGAFLAQLDTKYVIIGHSERRTLHGETDEDVAAKVKAAIKHGIVPIICVGETADDLEKFGQSAVPVAQLKTALEGLAPDADIVVAYEPVWAIGSGQAATPEQAETVGAALRAVVAESLSADAAAATRILYGGSVKSGNIAGFMREPNVDGALVGGASLDIAEFSAIVRYQKHVGV; via the coding sequence ATGGTCCTGACCCGCACCCCGCTCATCGCCGGCAACTGGAAGATGAACCTCGACCACCTGCAGGCCATCGCCTTCGTGCAGAAGCTCGCCTGGTCGCTCGACGACGCGAAGCACAGCTTCGACGACGTCGAGGTCGCCGTCTTCCCGCCGTTCACCGACCTGCGCTCGGTGCAGACCCTCGTGGCCGCCGACAAGCTCTCGCTCGCCTACGGCGGCCAGGACATCTCGCAGCACGAGTCGGGCGCCTACACCGGCGAGATCTCGGGCGCCTTCCTCGCCCAGCTCGACACGAAGTACGTCATCATCGGCCACTCCGAGCGTCGCACCCTGCACGGCGAGACGGATGAGGACGTCGCCGCGAAGGTCAAGGCCGCCATCAAGCACGGCATCGTCCCGATCATCTGCGTGGGCGAGACCGCCGACGACCTCGAGAAGTTCGGCCAGAGCGCTGTTCCGGTGGCGCAGCTGAAGACTGCCCTCGAGGGCCTCGCCCCCGACGCCGACATCGTCGTGGCCTACGAGCCCGTGTGGGCGATCGGCTCCGGTCAGGCAGCGACTCCCGAGCAGGCCGAGACCGTCGGAGCCGCGCTGCGGGCCGTCGTCGCCGAGAGCCTGAGCGCCGACGCCGCAGCCGCCACGCGCATCCTGTACGGCGGTTCGGTGAAGTCGGGCAACATCGCCGGCTTCATGCGCGAGCCCAACGTCGACGGTGCGCTGGTGGGCGGGGCGAGCCTCGACATCGCGGAGTTCTCCGCGATCGTGCGCTACCAGAAGCACGTCGGAGTCTGA
- the pgl gene encoding 6-phosphogluconolactonase: MTTTDRRVLVHPDKEALAGSVAARFITKVIDILDEVDEAHIVLTGGTMGAAVLESVRASAASDTIDWGRLHFWWGDERFVPKNDPDRNELQAREALLDHVPVDESKVHPFPSSDEIDDLDEAARVYAAELAAAAPEGRDYPRFAIMFLGVGPDGHIASLFPGHDEIRITDKTVVPVRNSPKPPPLRLSLTLPVIQSADRIWMVLAGADKASAIGLALAGASTDEVPVAGAQGRKRTVFFVDREAAAEVPESLIAPSY; encoded by the coding sequence GTGACCACGACTGATCGCCGAGTACTCGTTCACCCCGACAAAGAGGCACTCGCCGGGTCGGTGGCGGCGCGGTTCATCACCAAGGTCATCGACATCCTCGACGAGGTCGACGAGGCGCACATCGTGCTCACCGGCGGCACCATGGGTGCCGCCGTGCTCGAGTCGGTGCGCGCCTCGGCCGCCTCCGACACCATCGACTGGGGGCGGCTGCACTTCTGGTGGGGCGACGAGCGCTTCGTGCCGAAGAACGACCCCGACCGCAACGAGCTGCAAGCACGTGAGGCGCTGCTCGACCACGTGCCGGTCGACGAGTCGAAGGTGCACCCCTTCCCCTCCTCCGACGAGATCGACGACCTCGACGAAGCGGCGCGCGTCTACGCCGCCGAACTCGCCGCGGCGGCGCCCGAGGGGCGCGACTACCCGCGCTTCGCCATCATGTTCCTCGGGGTCGGGCCCGACGGGCACATCGCCTCGCTGTTCCCCGGGCACGACGAGATCCGCATCACCGACAAGACGGTGGTGCCCGTGCGCAACTCCCCCAAGCCGCCGCCGCTGCGCCTCAGCCTGACGCTGCCGGTCATCCAGTCGGCCGACCGCATCTGGATGGTGCTGGCGGGCGCCGACAAGGCATCGGCGATCGGACTCGCCCTCGCCGGGGCGAGCACCGACGAGGTGCCGGTGGCGGGTGCCCAGGGTCGCAAGCGCACCGTGTTCTTCGTCGACCGCGAGGCGGCCGCCGAGGTTCCCGAGTCGCTCATCGCGCCGAGCTACTGA
- a CDS encoding RNA polymerase-binding protein RbpA, whose translation MASGGSAIRGSRVGAGPMGEQDRGFHAERIQVSYWDALGNETVRYFAANLPDEEIPETIDCPTSGLPAGRDKANPPSVAKLEPYKTHLAYVKERRTEQEAEQLLEDALQQLRERRGTASASN comes from the coding sequence ATGGCATCAGGTGGAAGTGCGATCCGCGGATCGCGCGTAGGCGCAGGCCCCATGGGCGAGCAAGACCGCGGGTTCCACGCGGAGCGCATCCAGGTCTCCTACTGGGACGCTCTCGGCAACGAGACCGTGCGCTACTTCGCGGCGAACCTGCCCGACGAGGAGATCCCTGAGACGATCGACTGCCCCACCTCAGGCCTGCCCGCGGGGCGCGACAAGGCCAACCCGCCGTCGGTCGCGAAGCTCGAGCCCTACAAGACGCACCTCGCTTACGTGAAGGAGCGCCGCACCGAGCAGGAGGCCGAGCAGCTGCTCGAAGACGCCCTGCAGCAGCTGCGCGAGCGTCGCGGTACGGCCAGCGCGTCGAACTAG